A region from the Nocardioides exalbidus genome encodes:
- a CDS encoding alpha/beta fold hydrolase — MTGWTLAERFAGPQGEVAWDRFGDGPPVVLLHGTPFSSYVWREVAAALAATHTVHVWDMPGYGASEKRGGQDVTLRAQGELFATLLDHWGLDSPAVVAHDFGGAVALRAHLLHGAAYDRLALVDAVTHGPWGTGLFRLAQDHEEVFAALPSEVHEGLVRGYVGTASHRGLRADVLDALVEPWLGERGQAALYRQMAQNDQRWTDELEPLYADVTVPTLVCWGTHDTWLAPEKGERLAAALPRAELHWLQGAGHLAQEDAPAQLTARLVEFLAASEASPRSPGP; from the coding sequence ATGACCGGCTGGACCCTGGCGGAGCGCTTCGCCGGACCACAGGGAGAGGTGGCCTGGGACCGGTTCGGCGACGGGCCGCCGGTCGTGCTGCTGCACGGCACGCCGTTCTCGTCCTACGTCTGGCGCGAGGTCGCGGCAGCGCTGGCCGCCACCCACACGGTGCACGTCTGGGACATGCCGGGCTACGGCGCCTCGGAGAAGCGGGGCGGCCAGGACGTCACGCTGCGCGCACAGGGCGAGCTCTTCGCGACGCTGCTCGACCACTGGGGACTCGACTCACCCGCCGTGGTGGCGCACGACTTCGGCGGAGCCGTCGCGCTGCGGGCGCACCTGCTGCACGGGGCGGCGTACGACCGGCTCGCGCTCGTCGACGCGGTCACCCACGGCCCGTGGGGCACCGGGCTGTTCCGGCTGGCGCAGGACCACGAGGAGGTCTTCGCCGCCCTGCCGTCCGAGGTGCACGAAGGTCTGGTGCGCGGCTACGTCGGCACCGCCAGCCACCGCGGGCTGCGGGCCGACGTGCTCGACGCCCTCGTGGAGCCGTGGCTCGGGGAGCGGGGCCAGGCCGCGCTCTACCGCCAGATGGCGCAGAACGACCAGCGGTGGACCGACGAGCTCGAACCGTTGTACGCCGACGTCACCGTCCCGACGCTGGTCTGCTGGGGCACCCACGACACGTGGCTCGCGCCGGAGAAGGGCGAGCGGCTCGCCGCCGCCCTCCCCCGCGCCGAGCTGCACTGGCTGCAGGGTGCGGGGCACCTCGCCCAGGAGGATGCCCCCGCCCAGCTCACCGCGCGGCTGGTGGAGTTCCTCGCAGCCTCCGAGGCGTCGCCCCGTTCGCCGGGGCCCTGA
- a CDS encoding formate--tetrahydrofolate ligase, with protein sequence MQSDIEIANAAVLRPVREVAEETLSIAEEHLVPYGHHKAKVDIGYLSSLVDRPLGKLVLVTAISPTPPGEGKTTTTVGLTDALHGLGHRTVACLREPSMGPVFGMKGGAAGGGFSQVVPMSDINLHFTGDFAAIAAANNLLAALIDNHVHHGNELDIDVRSVTWKRVLDTNDRALREVVVAMGGHANGFPREDGFDIVVASELMAIFCLTESWGDLKRRIGDIVIGYTRAMVPVTARELGADGAMSVLLRDALAPNLVQTLGGAPAFVHGGPFANIAHGCSSVMATRAGLRLADIVVTEAGFGADLGAEKFVDIKCRKSGLRPDVAVVVATVRALKYHGGVALADLGTEDIGAVEAGMANLRRHLANIRNVYGIPAVVAVNRFPTDTDAEVARVVELVADEGVRAFPATHFADGGPGATALAEGVLATLAEPSPYEFSFTYDDDLPLTAKVEAIATRLYGAGQVTWEAKARRRLQRIEKDGFGGLPVCVAKTQYSFSTDPTSLGAPSGHELHVREVRLSAGAGFVVVVCGDMMTMPGLPRDPSAARIDLAEDGTIIGLS encoded by the coding sequence ATGCAGTCCGACATCGAGATCGCCAATGCAGCAGTCCTGCGTCCCGTCCGCGAGGTCGCGGAGGAGACGCTCAGCATCGCCGAGGAGCACCTGGTCCCCTACGGCCACCACAAGGCGAAGGTCGACATCGGCTACCTGTCGTCGCTGGTCGACCGACCGCTGGGCAAGCTGGTGCTGGTCACCGCCATCTCCCCCACGCCACCGGGCGAGGGCAAGACGACGACCACTGTCGGGCTGACCGACGCGCTGCACGGCCTCGGGCACCGCACGGTGGCGTGCCTGCGCGAGCCGTCGATGGGGCCGGTCTTCGGGATGAAGGGCGGCGCCGCCGGCGGCGGCTTCAGCCAGGTCGTGCCGATGAGTGACATCAACCTCCACTTCACCGGCGACTTCGCGGCGATCGCCGCGGCCAACAACCTGCTGGCCGCCCTCATCGACAACCACGTCCACCACGGCAACGAGCTCGACATCGACGTCCGCAGCGTGACGTGGAAGCGGGTGCTCGACACCAACGACCGCGCGCTGCGCGAGGTCGTCGTCGCCATGGGCGGCCACGCCAACGGCTTCCCGCGCGAGGACGGCTTCGACATCGTCGTCGCCTCGGAGCTGATGGCGATCTTCTGCCTCACCGAGTCGTGGGGCGACCTCAAGCGGCGCATCGGCGACATCGTCATCGGCTACACCCGGGCGATGGTGCCGGTGACCGCGCGCGAGCTCGGCGCGGACGGGGCGATGTCGGTGCTCCTGCGCGACGCCCTCGCGCCCAACCTCGTGCAGACGCTCGGCGGCGCCCCCGCGTTCGTCCACGGCGGACCGTTCGCCAACATCGCGCACGGCTGCAGCTCGGTCATGGCGACCCGGGCCGGGCTCCGGCTCGCCGACATCGTCGTCACCGAGGCCGGCTTCGGCGCGGACCTCGGTGCGGAGAAGTTCGTCGACATCAAGTGCCGCAAGTCCGGGCTGCGACCCGACGTGGCCGTCGTGGTCGCGACAGTCCGGGCCCTGAAGTACCACGGGGGCGTGGCGCTCGCCGACCTCGGCACCGAGGACATCGGAGCAGTCGAGGCCGGCATGGCCAACCTGCGCCGCCACCTCGCCAACATCCGCAACGTCTACGGCATCCCCGCCGTGGTCGCGGTCAACCGCTTCCCCACCGACACCGACGCGGAGGTCGCCCGGGTCGTCGAGCTCGTCGCCGACGAGGGCGTGCGCGCCTTCCCGGCCACCCACTTCGCCGACGGCGGGCCGGGTGCCACGGCGCTGGCAGAAGGGGTGCTGGCCACGCTGGCCGAGCCGTCGCCGTACGAGTTCTCCTTCACCTACGACGACGACCTGCCGCTGACCGCGAAGGTCGAGGCGATCGCCACCAGGCTCTACGGCGCCGGGCAGGTGACCTGGGAGGCGAAGGCGCGACGCCGGCTGCAGCGCATCGAGAAGGACGGCTTCGGTGGGCTGCCGGTCTGCGTGGCCAAGACGCAGTACTCCTTCTCCACCGACCCGACCTCGCTCGGCGCGCCCTCGGGCCACGAGCTGCACGTCCGGGAGGTACGCCTCTCGGCCGGCGCCGGCTTCGTCGTCGTGGTGTGCGGCGACATGATGACCATGCCCGGACTGCCCCGCGACCCGTCGGCGGCCCGGATCGACCTGGCCGAGGACGGCACCATCATCGGCCTCAGCTGA